One genomic window of Terriglobia bacterium includes the following:
- a CDS encoding tetratricopeptide repeat protein: protein MPRLNRFTNCLMLALLAPMGSGWAQQAPPKKPPAIIRDTGVAEGKTDAETAVKKEYNPLLAAENLEKGKFYFKRGNYDAAIQRYLDALEYQPNLVAAYDALGRAYEKKGDKSRALAIYKDFLKKYPESPSAADFKSRCARLEKKK, encoded by the coding sequence ATGCCACGTCTTAACAGATTCACGAACTGCCTGATGCTGGCCCTGCTTGCACCCATGGGCTCAGGATGGGCCCAGCAGGCACCGCCCAAGAAGCCTCCGGCAATCATCCGCGACACAGGCGTAGCGGAAGGGAAAACCGATGCCGAGACGGCTGTCAAGAAGGAATACAATCCGCTCCTCGCCGCGGAGAATCTCGAGAAGGGGAAGTTCTATTTCAAAAGGGGCAACTACGATGCAGCCATCCAGCGATATCTGGATGCCCTGGAATATCAGCCGAACCTGGTAGCAGCCTACGATGCCCTCGGACGCGCCTATGAAAAGAAAGGGGATAAAAGCCGAGCCTTGGCAATCTACAAAGACTTCCTCAAGAAGTATCCCGAATCTCCAAGCGCAGCCGATTTCAAATCGAGGTGCGCGCGCCTGGAAAAAAAGAAATGA
- the holB gene encoding DNA polymerase III subunit delta', which translates to MTSPLNFNSFVGNGRVVEILRRAVNQDRLPHALIFAGPAGVGKRTLALLLAQHLNCLQPANGKACNSCSSCRKINNATHPDVQVIQPDGAFIKIDQLRALIDEIAYQPFEGRFRVAILDGADQMRLEAANCLLKTLEEPPSRSILILVTARPYLLLRTIRSRARMLQFGPIGEDAIEQYLTSKEGCAPEDARLAAALSNGSLGAALAFDVARNREIRRQALRFVSLLLRRERFTQASALAAGIAKDKESFQAWVEMTATLLQDVYYAQVAPGRMGQRDLVGELTGLAQSVPHAIVVAAIEAVKNLKAGIQQNVNRQLALEALFLAEITRI; encoded by the coding sequence GTGACCTCCCCTCTGAATTTCAACTCATTTGTCGGCAACGGCCGCGTGGTCGAGATTCTGCGGCGTGCTGTCAACCAGGACCGGCTGCCTCATGCGCTGATCTTCGCCGGCCCGGCGGGGGTGGGGAAGCGAACCCTGGCCCTGCTCCTGGCGCAACATCTGAACTGTCTTCAACCGGCAAACGGGAAGGCCTGCAACAGCTGCAGCAGTTGCCGCAAAATCAACAATGCAACCCACCCGGACGTCCAGGTCATTCAACCGGACGGAGCCTTCATCAAGATCGACCAACTGCGCGCTTTGATCGATGAGATTGCCTATCAGCCCTTTGAGGGGCGTTTTCGTGTAGCCATACTGGACGGTGCCGATCAGATGCGCCTGGAAGCCGCGAACTGTCTGTTGAAAACCCTCGAAGAGCCCCCCAGCCGATCGATCCTCATCCTTGTCACCGCAAGACCCTACCTTCTTCTGAGGACGATCCGCTCGCGCGCGCGTATGCTCCAGTTCGGCCCGATTGGCGAGGATGCCATAGAGCAATATTTGACCAGCAAGGAGGGGTGCGCGCCCGAGGACGCACGACTGGCTGCGGCTTTGAGCAACGGCAGCCTCGGCGCGGCGCTGGCCTTCGATGTTGCACGCAACCGGGAAATACGCCGGCAGGCACTTCGATTCGTTTCCCTGCTCCTGCGACGGGAACGGTTTACCCAAGCCAGCGCACTGGCTGCGGGCATTGCCAAAGACAAGGAGTCCTTTCAAGCGTGGGTTGAAATGACCGCCACGCTGTTGCAGGATGTCTACTACGCACAAGTAGCGCCGGGGCGGATGGGCCAGCGCGACCTCGTTGGGGAATTGACCGGACTGGCGCAATCGGTGCCGCACGCGATTGTGGTTGCTGCCATCGAAGCGGTCAAAAATCTCAAGGCTGGAATACAGCAGAACGTTAATCGCCAGCTGGCACTGGAAGCGCTGTTCCTGGCGGAAATCACCCGCATATGA
- the tmk gene encoding dTMP kinase, with the protein MFITFEGIEGSGKSIQIARTEVYLTARGVPCLRTREPGGTAFGAAVRQVLLNAEGPQREPVAELLLYLADRYQHLHELIEPELRRGVTVLSDRYHDATRAYQGAARRVAPATIQELAQLLAIREPDKTILLDLAPEIGLQRARLRNQASDAADAEGRFEAEGLLFHRDVREAYLALAESASDRICIVDASGTPDQVFGRIEPLLAAWFRFAAEGSTRGKADL; encoded by the coding sequence ATGTTCATCACATTTGAAGGGATCGAGGGTTCCGGAAAGAGCATTCAAATAGCCCGCACCGAAGTCTACCTCACAGCCAGGGGCGTGCCCTGCCTGCGCACACGCGAGCCGGGAGGGACGGCATTTGGCGCCGCTGTGCGCCAGGTCCTGCTGAACGCCGAAGGCCCGCAGCGCGAGCCGGTGGCCGAGCTGCTGCTCTATCTTGCAGACCGTTATCAGCACTTGCACGAGTTGATTGAACCGGAGCTCAGGCGAGGAGTCACCGTGCTTTCGGATCGATACCATGATGCGACGCGCGCCTATCAGGGTGCTGCCCGCCGCGTGGCCCCAGCGACTATCCAGGAATTGGCGCAGCTGCTGGCCATACGTGAGCCCGACAAGACGATCCTGCTCGACCTTGCTCCGGAGATAGGGCTCCAGCGCGCCCGTCTCCGCAATCAGGCCAGCGATGCCGCCGATGCAGAGGGGCGGTTCGAGGCGGAGGGTCTGCTATTTCACAGGGACGTGCGCGAAGCCTATCTGGCGCTGGCTGAATCTGCTTCAGACCGGATCTGCATCGTGGATGCATCGGGAACGCCGGATCAGGTTTTCGGGCGCATCGAGCCGCTCCTCGCGGCATGGTTCCGCTTTGCCGCCGAGGGGTCAACGCGAGGAAAGGCTGACCTGTGA
- a CDS encoding YggS family pyridoxal phosphate-dependent enzyme, protein MLWYRTVNEIAENISKVRDRIAAAAAACGRKPENITLVAVSKNFNQDTISSAIAAGQSHFGENRVQEAESKIPQFRSVPDLTWHMIGHLQSNKAQRAAELFDVVHSVDSIKLARKLSQAALAIGKTLSVLIQVDLGHEETKFGAERSQVVEIAAAIRPLGGLRLDGLMTIPPFFEDPERTRPYFVALRELRQSLEQEQPGCLGRGQLSMGMSHDYEVAIQEGATIVRVGTAIFGERSYG, encoded by the coding sequence ATTCTCTGGTACCGAACGGTGAACGAGATCGCAGAAAACATTTCTAAGGTCCGAGACAGAATAGCGGCGGCGGCCGCGGCATGCGGGCGGAAGCCTGAGAACATCACGCTGGTGGCCGTCAGCAAGAATTTCAACCAGGACACTATTTCCTCTGCCATCGCCGCCGGTCAAAGCCACTTCGGCGAGAACCGCGTGCAGGAAGCGGAATCCAAGATTCCGCAATTCCGATCCGTGCCGGACCTCACCTGGCACATGATCGGCCACCTGCAGTCAAATAAGGCCCAACGTGCCGCCGAGCTCTTCGATGTGGTCCACTCGGTCGACAGTATCAAGCTGGCTCGGAAGCTCAGCCAGGCAGCCTTGGCCATCGGTAAAACGCTTTCGGTTCTTATCCAGGTGGATCTGGGGCATGAGGAAACAAAATTCGGCGCCGAGCGCAGCCAGGTTGTCGAGATCGCTGCCGCGATCAGGCCGCTTGGAGGATTGCGCCTGGACGGTCTCATGACCATCCCCCCATTCTTCGAAGATCCCGAACGCACGCGCCCCTACTTTGTGGCACTGCGCGAGCTCCGTCAATCGCTTGAACAGGAGCAACCGGGCTGTCTTGGACGAGGACAGCTATCCATGGGAATGAGTCATGACTATGAAGTTGCCATCCAGGAAGGCGCCACCATTGTGCGTGTCGGAACCGCAATCTTCGGGGAGCGCAGCTATGGATAG
- a CDS encoding DUF167 domain-containing protein encodes MDSARLRIRQRDSGIEVPLHVQPRARRPQIAGIHGSALKVKICAPPVDDAANRAVVEFFSALLGLPKSCLRIIAGQKSRDKILWIQGISEQGFRESISQMTGGEG; translated from the coding sequence ATGGATAGCGCCCGCCTCAGGATCCGGCAGAGGGATTCAGGCATTGAGGTGCCGCTGCACGTTCAGCCTCGTGCGCGCCGCCCACAGATTGCCGGAATCCACGGCAGCGCCTTGAAAGTCAAGATTTGCGCTCCTCCAGTCGATGACGCCGCCAATCGCGCTGTCGTAGAGTTCTTTTCCGCACTCCTTGGCCTGCCAAAGTCGTGCCTCCGGATCATCGCCGGGCAAAAATCGAGGGACAAAATCCTTTGGATCCAGGGCATATCCGAACAGGGCTTCCGGGAAAGCATCTCACAAATGACAGGCGGCGAAGGATGA
- a CDS encoding DUF2007 domain-containing protein yields MNEEAPVVVATTWMTTEASVIKSLLEGYNIPCHYSSQLPQEVNPLFVGRLAEIRIFVPAALAQEARRVLEEHRRRRHLHLVDP; encoded by the coding sequence ATGAATGAGGAAGCACCCGTCGTCGTTGCCACTACCTGGATGACGACCGAAGCATCGGTGATCAAAAGCCTGCTGGAAGGCTACAACATACCCTGTCACTATTCTTCCCAACTTCCACAGGAAGTCAATCCCCTCTTCGTGGGGAGGCTGGCTGAGATACGCATCTTTGTCCCCGCGGCACTCGCCCAGGAAGCGCGGCGCGTCCTGGAAGAGCACCGGCGCAGAAGACACCTGCACCTGGTCGATCCCTGA
- a CDS encoding transporter — MGRYVAFLACVWIVTAQAWGQDPERALKPEIPELIAVGRVRTTFAVEFLHRARYSLSGLEGDLLRLGELDFRVGAGDYAEFQISGVCRDFLTITRRTQQVLPITFAGDATSDFGDLILGTKLKLATEQRSRPAVAFRFAVQLPNASNETGLGTDETDFFSSVLLSKHLGSVEILGNLGLAILGSPVQANSQADMLTYGFGITIPLHNRLELTGEVYGRQGPVRLGNESLSQVQAGARFRAAGLSWNVAGIAGLRHFNPSSGLIVGVTYEFQAFAKKRSPVTVRPGKPPGKR, encoded by the coding sequence GTGGGAAGATATGTCGCGTTTCTAGCCTGTGTCTGGATTGTGACGGCGCAAGCATGGGGGCAGGACCCGGAACGTGCGCTCAAGCCTGAGATTCCTGAACTGATCGCTGTCGGACGGGTCCGCACAACCTTCGCCGTGGAGTTCCTCCACCGTGCACGTTATTCCCTGTCGGGGCTGGAAGGAGACCTTCTGCGCCTGGGCGAACTCGACTTTCGCGTTGGCGCAGGTGATTATGCCGAGTTCCAGATTTCGGGCGTCTGCCGGGATTTCCTCACCATCACCCGTCGCACGCAGCAAGTCCTTCCCATCACTTTTGCGGGAGATGCGACCAGCGATTTCGGCGACCTGATTCTGGGCACAAAGCTCAAACTCGCAACCGAGCAGCGCTCTCGGCCGGCAGTCGCCTTCAGGTTTGCGGTTCAACTTCCGAACGCAAGCAACGAGACCGGATTGGGAACAGATGAGACCGATTTTTTTTCGAGCGTACTGCTGTCAAAACATCTGGGCAGCGTAGAGATCCTGGGCAACCTCGGCCTGGCGATTCTCGGGTCCCCCGTGCAGGCGAACTCCCAAGCGGATATGCTGACCTACGGATTCGGCATCACCATCCCTTTGCATAACAGACTGGAACTGACAGGGGAAGTTTACGGGCGGCAGGGGCCTGTGCGCCTGGGCAATGAAAGTCTCTCCCAGGTTCAGGCAGGTGCGCGCTTCCGTGCGGCAGGATTAAGCTGGAATGTTGCAGGCATCGCGGGACTCAGGCATTTCAACCCTAGCTCCGGGCTGATCGTGGGTGTAACTTATGAATTCCAGGCTTTCGCCAAAAAGCGGAGCCCGGTGACTGTCCGACCGGGAAAACCGCCGGGGAAAAGATAG
- a CDS encoding 16S rRNA (uracil(1498)-N(3))-methyltransferase translates to MPRRRFFIPQNSIQDATAVLSPDQAHHLRDVLRLRPGEQVELFDGKGLGYSGTVEYHGTEIRIGSLKCIGPPEECGIPLVLAAALIKPDRFEWVLQKGTELGVDRFLPLETRFAAVHIPPAKLEARLERWRRIIREASKQSRRLTVPDIQVPLPLDALLALRVYATCARFMLHEKASERLKPCAPEGSAVLLCVGPEGGWDDAEAQAAERAGFRLVSLGSRILRAETAALAAVSVFQFLLQDTRSKGGAWEDMSRF, encoded by the coding sequence ATGCCCCGAAGGCGCTTTTTCATCCCACAGAATAGCATTCAGGACGCGACGGCCGTCCTCTCCCCCGATCAGGCCCATCACCTGCGTGATGTCCTGAGGCTCCGCCCCGGGGAGCAGGTCGAGCTGTTCGACGGGAAGGGGCTCGGTTATTCCGGCACGGTCGAGTACCATGGCACTGAGATCCGCATCGGCTCGCTCAAGTGCATCGGCCCTCCGGAGGAGTGCGGAATCCCGTTGGTGCTGGCCGCGGCGCTCATAAAGCCGGATCGATTTGAGTGGGTGCTCCAGAAAGGAACGGAGCTCGGGGTGGACCGGTTCCTTCCGCTGGAAACGCGCTTTGCAGCAGTTCACATCCCGCCGGCGAAGCTTGAAGCCCGGCTGGAGCGCTGGAGGCGCATCATCCGGGAAGCTTCCAAGCAAAGCAGGCGCCTCACTGTGCCCGATATCCAGGTGCCTCTTCCCTTGGATGCGCTCCTGGCTTTACGGGTGTATGCGACGTGTGCCAGATTCATGCTTCATGAGAAGGCGTCCGAGCGACTGAAGCCGTGCGCACCTGAAGGTAGCGCCGTCCTGCTATGCGTCGGACCCGAAGGGGGATGGGATGACGCCGAAGCCCAGGCAGCTGAGCGCGCGGGATTCCGGCTGGTCAGCCTGGGGTCGAGGATTCTGAGGGCCGAGACTGCCGCCCTCGCCGCGGTCTCGGTTTTCCAGTTCCTTCTGCAGGATACAAGATCAAAGGGGGGCGCGTGGGAAGATATGTCGCGTTTCTAG
- the dnaJ gene encoding molecular chaperone DnaJ — protein MNQKKDYYDVLGISRDASDQEIKSAYRKLAIKYHPDKNPGSKDAEENFKEAAEAYSVLSDPEKRARYDRFGHSGMQGGFSGFDPAIFSDFGDILGDFFGFGDLFGGGRRRHGPERGADLRYDLKISFRDAAFGLKTKIKIPRHENCGTCGGSGAAKGKGPVTCPACHGQGQVRYQQGFFSISRTCGQCNGEGRFIRDPCETCHGRGRVRKEKVLELKIPAGVDNGSRLRIQGEGEAGGRGGPQGDLYVVIYVEEHPFFQRQGNNIYCQIPIGITQAVLGADISVPTLEGEEKFKIPEGTQSGTVFRLRNKGIVSLNERGRGDQFVTVNVVIPTKLTKEQRQLFEALANLNKDDEISHERNIFEKVKDIFG, from the coding sequence TTGAATCAGAAAAAAGACTACTACGATGTCCTAGGAATTTCGCGCGACGCCTCTGATCAGGAAATCAAGAGCGCGTATCGGAAGCTGGCCATTAAGTACCATCCCGACAAGAATCCCGGGAGCAAAGACGCCGAGGAGAATTTCAAGGAAGCGGCCGAGGCGTACAGCGTTCTGAGCGATCCTGAGAAGCGCGCCCGATACGACCGCTTTGGCCACAGCGGCATGCAAGGCGGTTTTAGCGGGTTCGACCCCGCAATCTTCAGCGATTTCGGCGACATCCTCGGCGATTTTTTCGGGTTCGGCGATCTCTTCGGCGGGGGCAGGCGCCGTCACGGACCGGAGCGTGGCGCGGACCTGCGCTACGATCTCAAGATTTCCTTCCGTGATGCCGCCTTCGGCCTCAAGACGAAAATCAAGATTCCCCGCCACGAGAACTGCGGCACCTGCGGCGGGAGCGGCGCCGCCAAAGGAAAGGGTCCTGTGACCTGTCCTGCCTGCCACGGACAGGGTCAGGTGCGCTACCAACAGGGTTTCTTCTCCATCAGCCGTACCTGCGGCCAGTGCAACGGCGAAGGGCGCTTCATCCGCGACCCGTGCGAGACCTGCCACGGCCGCGGCCGTGTGCGCAAGGAAAAGGTCCTCGAACTCAAGATCCCTGCCGGCGTGGACAACGGCTCGCGGCTGCGTATCCAGGGTGAAGGCGAGGCTGGTGGGCGCGGCGGACCGCAAGGCGACCTGTACGTCGTCATTTACGTGGAAGAACATCCGTTCTTCCAACGCCAGGGGAACAATATCTATTGTCAGATTCCCATCGGGATTACCCAGGCCGTGCTTGGGGCCGACATCTCGGTTCCCACGCTGGAGGGGGAGGAAAAATTCAAGATTCCGGAGGGGACGCAAAGCGGGACAGTATTCCGTCTGCGCAACAAAGGCATTGTCAGCCTGAATGAGCGGGGGCGAGGCGACCAGTTCGTGACCGTGAATGTGGTCATTCCCACCAAGCTGACCAAAGAGCAGCGGCAGCTGTTTGAGGCTTTGGCAAACTTGAACAAAGACGACGAGATCTCACACGAACGCAACATCTTCGAGAAGGTAAAAGATATCTTCGGGTAG
- the dnaK gene encoding molecular chaperone DnaK → MGKIIGIDLGTTNSCVAVLEGSSVQIVPNSLGGRTTPSIVAFTDKGDRLLGQIAKRQMVTNAGNTVYAVKRLMGRRHDSPEVQRLKSYLTYKLTASNKGDVRIGVHGTEFSPPEISAMLLQYLKSMAEEFTNEEVTEAIITVPAYFDDSQRQATKDAGRIAGLEVRRIINEPTAAALAYGLGKKERERVAIFDLGGGTFDISILELNNGVFEVLSTCGDSFLGGEDFDQRIMDWMIAEFQAEAGIHLGSDVLARQRLKETAEKAKCELSTVQETHINLPFIAGDAKGPKHFDRVLTRAQFESLVQGLIERTTAYCEKALSDAKLSPADIGKVILVGGQTRTPAVQRHVEKIFGKQPSSEVNPDEVVAVGAALQGGVLEGELKDIVLLDVLPLTLGVETHGGLFTRIIEHNSTIPLKKTTIFTTVADNQCTVEVHVLQGERELAQYNRSLARFELVGISPAPRGVPQIEVTFDIDANGIVSVSARDKVSGKEQAIKITPSTGLSKEEIDRMIFEAKQFAQSDLMMKEAAELRNRIQGHVSTIARSYSEFGWLLDSSEQTVIKDSIQRARALSDKEDSLSTLKELLTTLEAAAAKLTAAMFNMPAGADVQLKSGSDQPADESDVKRLIQSALNDASDKKS, encoded by the coding sequence ATGGGCAAAATCATAGGAATAGATCTCGGCACCACGAACTCATGCGTAGCCGTTCTGGAAGGCTCCTCAGTTCAAATTGTGCCGAACAGCTTGGGCGGCCGAACCACACCATCCATTGTGGCCTTTACCGACAAGGGAGATCGGCTTCTCGGGCAAATCGCCAAGCGCCAGATGGTCACCAATGCGGGCAATACCGTCTATGCCGTCAAACGCCTGATGGGCCGACGCCATGACTCGCCGGAAGTCCAGCGCCTTAAGTCGTATCTCACCTATAAGTTGACCGCCTCGAACAAGGGCGACGTGCGCATCGGGGTCCACGGTACCGAGTTCAGCCCTCCGGAGATTTCGGCCATGCTTCTGCAGTACCTCAAAAGCATGGCGGAAGAGTTTACGAATGAAGAGGTCACGGAAGCCATCATCACCGTGCCCGCCTACTTTGACGATTCGCAGCGCCAGGCGACCAAAGATGCCGGCAGAATCGCAGGACTTGAGGTCCGGCGCATAATCAATGAGCCGACGGCTGCAGCGCTGGCCTACGGCTTGGGTAAGAAGGAACGAGAGAGGGTGGCTATTTTCGACTTGGGAGGGGGAACGTTCGACATATCCATCCTTGAGTTAAACAATGGGGTGTTTGAGGTGCTTTCGACCTGCGGCGACAGTTTCCTGGGCGGAGAGGATTTCGACCAGCGCATTATGGACTGGATGATCGCAGAATTTCAGGCCGAGGCGGGAATTCACCTCGGGAGTGATGTACTTGCCCGACAACGGCTCAAGGAGACCGCCGAGAAGGCCAAATGCGAGCTCTCGACTGTTCAGGAGACTCATATCAATCTGCCCTTCATCGCCGGCGATGCCAAGGGACCCAAGCACTTCGACAGGGTCCTGACGCGGGCGCAGTTCGAGAGCCTGGTGCAGGGACTGATCGAGCGAACCACTGCCTACTGCGAAAAAGCCCTGAGTGATGCGAAGCTTAGCCCTGCCGACATCGGCAAGGTGATCCTGGTCGGCGGCCAGACGCGCACACCGGCCGTGCAGCGCCATGTCGAAAAGATCTTTGGAAAGCAGCCCTCATCCGAGGTCAATCCCGACGAGGTTGTCGCAGTGGGGGCGGCGCTGCAAGGCGGAGTACTGGAAGGAGAGCTGAAGGACATCGTTCTGCTCGACGTGTTGCCTCTCACACTGGGCGTGGAAACGCATGGAGGACTCTTTACCCGGATTATCGAGCACAATTCCACGATCCCTCTGAAAAAAACCACTATTTTCACGACCGTGGCCGACAACCAGTGCACCGTCGAAGTGCATGTGCTGCAAGGAGAACGCGAGCTCGCACAGTATAACCGGTCGCTGGCCCGCTTCGAGCTGGTCGGCATCTCACCCGCTCCTCGCGGAGTGCCTCAGATCGAGGTCACATTCGACATCGATGCCAACGGCATTGTCAGTGTCTCCGCGCGCGACAAGGTGTCCGGGAAAGAGCAGGCAATCAAGATCACGCCTTCCACGGGGTTGAGTAAAGAGGAGATCGACCGGATGATTTTCGAGGCGAAGCAGTTCGCCCAGAGCGATCTTATGATGAAGGAAGCGGCCGAGCTGCGCAACCGGATCCAGGGCCATGTGTCCACGATCGCGAGGAGCTACTCGGAGTTTGGCTGGCTTTTGGACAGCTCGGAACAGACAGTGATAAAAGATTCGATCCAAAGGGCGCGGGCTTTATCCGACAAGGAAGACAGCCTCTCCACTCTGAAGGAGCTGCTGACCACCTTGGAAGCCGCTGCGGCGAAATTGACTGCCGCCATGTTCAATATGCCGGCTGGTGCGGACGTCCAACTCAAGTCGGGATCGGACCAGCCTGCCGACGAGAGCGATGTGAAACGCCTGATCCAGTCTGCTCTGAACGATGCAAGCGACAAAAAGTCCTGA
- a CDS encoding nucleotide exchange factor GrpE, whose amino-acid sequence MTSNMIEDSSNSPDSTPEERTVAEGEQESDPLAQLKAELEAAKAESEQWRDRFLRKAAEFENYRKRSDRERVEAGNLIKSFVLAEFLPIMDACERALMSFKEENDRKGRLQKYREGVELLYKQLSDTLTRLGVSALETKGQKFDPHLHEALSHQETLEFEDNTVIEELRRGYIFKGRLLRPAQVVVASCPRPKKEEDAPES is encoded by the coding sequence ATGACTTCGAATATGATTGAAGACTCCTCGAACTCTCCGGATTCGACTCCCGAAGAAAGAACAGTCGCGGAAGGTGAGCAGGAATCTGATCCTCTGGCTCAACTCAAGGCAGAACTTGAGGCTGCCAAAGCCGAGTCGGAACAGTGGCGCGATCGGTTTTTGCGCAAGGCTGCCGAGTTCGAGAATTATCGCAAGCGTTCCGACCGCGAGCGCGTCGAGGCCGGGAACCTGATAAAGAGTTTCGTGCTGGCCGAATTCCTCCCGATCATGGATGCTTGTGAACGAGCTCTGATGAGTTTCAAGGAGGAAAACGACCGAAAGGGACGGCTCCAGAAGTACCGCGAAGGAGTGGAGCTTCTCTATAAGCAGCTGAGTGACACCCTGACTCGCCTGGGTGTGAGCGCCCTCGAAACCAAAGGGCAGAAGTTCGATCCTCATCTGCATGAAGCCCTCAGTCATCAGGAAACCCTGGAATTTGAAGACAATACGGTCATAGAAGAGCTCAGGCGGGGATACATTTTCAAGGGCCGCCTGCTCAGGCCGGCTCAGGTGGTCGTCGCCAGCTGCCCGAGACCGAAGAAGGAGGAAGACGCTCCTGAATCATGA
- the hrcA gene encoding heat-inducible transcriptional repressor HrcA, whose product MEIEIGHELMDGKPGLTLDDRAREILQWAISTFITTGKPVGSRTIARRSHEHLSAATVRNIMADLEEMGYLRQPHPSAGRIPTDKAYRLYVDSMLEKREISPQERQLIDRSLRSEDSPDQLMARTSHVLSHVSQNLGIVISPPISQVALQHIQFIKLSENRLLVVLVSRSGIVQNRVIHPAEEYSQTDLDQAARYIIEHFKDRTLTEIRSLLFKMIGDERARYDQFVRRVIMLSNQTFSGATEESESEIYLDGASNLIKNPEFSDITRMRVLFETIEHRSRLASLVSECIRGDTQEVRIAIGTENVLPGIEDCTLIASRYVVDEKTIGSLGILGPTRMEYAKAISLVEYVARIFGQVLGSEGTRA is encoded by the coding sequence TTGGAAATAGAAATCGGTCATGAACTTATGGATGGTAAACCAGGCCTTACTCTCGACGATCGAGCCCGCGAAATCCTGCAGTGGGCAATCTCCACGTTTATCACTACCGGGAAACCGGTGGGCTCCCGAACCATTGCCCGGCGGAGCCACGAGCATCTGAGTGCCGCAACCGTACGCAACATCATGGCGGACCTTGAAGAGATGGGCTACCTGCGCCAGCCCCACCCATCCGCCGGTCGTATTCCAACGGACAAGGCTTACCGCCTCTACGTCGACTCCATGCTGGAAAAACGTGAAATCTCACCCCAGGAGCGGCAGCTGATCGATCGCAGCCTGAGATCGGAAGACAGTCCGGATCAACTGATGGCGCGCACGAGCCATGTTTTGTCCCATGTTTCTCAGAATCTCGGGATCGTGATTTCTCCCCCGATCAGCCAGGTGGCCCTGCAGCACATTCAGTTCATCAAGTTGTCGGAAAACCGCCTTTTGGTAGTACTGGTCTCCCGATCGGGGATCGTCCAGAACCGGGTGATCCATCCGGCCGAAGAATACAGTCAGACGGATCTCGATCAGGCGGCGCGCTATATCATCGAGCATTTTAAGGACAGAACTCTGACCGAGATCAGATCCCTGCTCTTCAAGATGATCGGCGATGAGAGAGCACGGTACGATCAGTTTGTGCGTAGAGTAATCATGTTGAGCAATCAGACTTTCTCGGGGGCCACCGAGGAAAGCGAGTCGGAAATCTACCTGGATGGAGCATCGAACCTAATTAAGAACCCGGAGTTCTCCGATATTACAAGGATGAGAGTGCTCTTCGAGACCATCGAGCACAGAAGCAGGCTGGCATCTCTCGTTTCGGAATGCATCCGGGGGGATACCCAGGAAGTTCGTATTGCCATCGGAACGGAAAACGTACTGCCAGGCATCGAGGACTGTACACTGATTGCCTCGCGCTATGTTGTAGACGAAAAAACCATTGGTTCCTTGGGGATCCTTGGCCCCACGCGAATGGAATATGCCAAGGCCATCTCCCTGGTTGAATATGTGGCCAGGATTTTTGGGCAGGTACTTGGCAGTGAGGGAACTCGAGCATGA